Within Terriglobia bacterium, the genomic segment CGCCTGGGAGCCGCAAGGATGACACCTGACATCATTTACTCCGATGCATCGGGCCATCCGAAGACCAGCCGATTCTGGATCGGGCTCGCCCTTTCCGGAGGAGGGTTTCGGGCGTCGATCTTCCATCTCGGTGTCATGCGCCGGCTGGAAGAGCTGGGGATCATGAAGGATGTCGACGTCGTCTCGTGCGTCTCGGGGGGATCGATCCTCGGGGCCTACTACGCGCGCGAGATGGAGCGACGCCTGCGGGAGGTCCAGCGGTGGCTGTGGCGGGACACGGCGACGCGCATGAGGATCTTCGAGGGCATCGCGGCCGATTTCCTCCGGGCCGTCGACCACAATCTGCGGACGCGGGCGCTCGTGTTCACGCCCTTCTATCACCCGGTCACCTTCCTCAAGACGCTGCTGCTGACCGCGTTCCGAGCGGGAGCGCGATCCGAGCTGATCCAGCGCGAGTACGACCGCTGGTTCTACGACGGCGACACGATCGATCAGCTCCCGAGCGTCCCGCCCGGCACGTCCCCAGCGCCCCGGCCGGTTCTGACGGGGCCGAAGGTCATCTTGAACACGACGTCCCTCCTGACGGGAGAGCGCGTGTCGTTCTCGCGGGAGCCGAACTCCGGCATCGGTGGCATGCGCCGCTCGAACCGGAACAGCCTGCCCCTGTCGCGGGTCGTCGGCGCGTCGTCGGGGGTCCCGGTGCTCTTTCCCCCGACGCCGATCTACGGCGACTTGCTCGTGGACGGCGGCGTGGCCGACAACCAGGGCATCGAGGCGCTCCTGGATCCGAAGACGTATCAGCCCGTCGATCCCGCACTCAACCCGAT encodes:
- a CDS encoding patatin-like phospholipase family protein yields the protein MTPDIIYSDASGHPKTSRFWIGLALSGGGFRASIFHLGVMRRLEELGIMKDVDVVSCVSGGSILGAYYAREMERRLREVQRWLWRDTATRMRIFEGIAADFLRAVDHNLRTRALVFTPFYHPVTFLKTLLLTAFRAGARSELIQREYDRWFYDGDTIDQLPSVPPGTSPAPRPVLTGPKVILNTTSLLTGERVSFSREPNSGIGGMRRSNRNSLPLSRVVGASSGVPVLFPPTPIYGDLLVDGGVADNQGIEALLDPKTYQPVDPALNPILLVSDASGQMEAVHRMDTGASDVFFRVNSVLQFQVRSKLIDRLVQWQADVPDTRFFAFTHLYMNLKDRGIDFRLPAELIPATARLRTDLDQFSPFERDALMYHGYTLIDAQIRRYCEPLTIAYPPTPLSAPPLFS